Genomic DNA from Chlorogloeopsis sp. ULAP01:
CCCATCCTCTTTCCCCGTGTCCTCTTCTTCCCAATCCCCAGTACCCAGTCCCTAACCTACACTTTTCCAAACCGCCGTTCTCGCTGTTGATAGGCACACAACGCACGGTGAAATTCACTGCGATCAAAATCAGGCCACAGAGTCTCGGTGATATAAATTTCTGAATAAGCTATTTGCCAGAGCAAAAAATTGGAAATTCGCATTTCCCCACTAGTACGAATTAACAAATCTGGATCGGAAATGCCAGTGGTATAAAGGTGGCGCTCAAAGGTTGCCTCATCAATTTCGTCTGGCTGGAGCAATCCTTGCTGTACTTCAAAAGCGATCGCCCGACAAGCTTGGACTATTTCCTGTCTACCTCCATAATTGGTAGCTACCGTAAACCTAATACTACGATTATTTCTAGTTTCTTCTACCGAACGGGAAATTTCTGCTTGTAGCGCCCGTGGCAAACTACTCAAATTCCCGACAAACTGAATTTGCACATTCTCTTCGACCATTTCCCGCAATTCTTGACGCAAAACTCGCTGGAATAGAGTCATCAAAAAATCTACTTCTTCTTGAGGTCTACCCCAATTTTCGGTCGAAAAAGCATAAGCAGTCAGTGCTTCAATTCCCCAATCTTTACAACAACGGAGCAAATCCTTCAAAGCGTCTACTCCCCGTTTATGACCCATAATTCGTGGCAATCCTTGACGCTTTGCCCATCGACCGTTGCCATCCATAATTACCGCTACGTGCTTGGGCAAAAGTTCTCGTTTTAAATCAGGGGGCAAATATTCCAGTTGAGTTTGTTGTGCTGTCATTTTTTGTCTCGCGAAGCGGTCGATGGTAGTCTGAGTAAACGTGAAACCAGTGCTAATGCCTGACTGCGAATCTGACGACCCAAACTTAGCAAACCAGGAGCAACTGCTTCCCGGTCTACAGTTGGCGAAAATCGAGCTTCCAGAGACTCTTTGAGCTTTGTGATCGTCAGTGGTCTATTGAGAGTTCCTCTTTCTGCTAAAGAAATAGAACCTGTTTCTTCAGATACAACGACACAAATGCAATTCTCGACTCGTTCAGTTATTCCCATCGCCGCTCGGTGGCGTGTTCCCAACTGACGCGAGGCTGTACGTCCTGAAAGCGGTAAAATTATACCAGATGCCACAATCCGCGAACCTCGTATCAATGTAGCACCGTCGTGTAAAAGAGTTTTTGGTTGAAAAATTGTCTGGATCAGTTCTTTGGATACTTCAGCGTTCAGCTTTACTCCTGGCACGGAAAAATCCCGCTCGTCAATCGGGCCGGATGTTTCCAAAATTAATAAGGCACCAATCCGATTTTTCGACAATTCTTTCACTGCTTCAACAATTTCATCAATTACACTATCAGATTTGGGAACTGCCAGACGGGATGGTTGAAACAACTGCCGAAACTCTCCACGTCCTAGTTGTTCTAAAAATCGGCGAAATTCTGACTGAAGAGCAACCGCCATTGCTACAGCACAGCCAATCACCAACTTTTCCAGCACAAAATTTAGCAGTTGCAGTTGCAATTTGCCACTGATTGCTGATGCCAGCATCAAGATGATAAATCCTCGCACCATCCAAAGTGTCCGGCGCTCACTGATAATCACTAGTATCATGTACGTTAGCGCCAGTACCAAAATAATATCCAGAGCCTCAATCAGCAAAGGCCGAGACCAACCTTGGTTTATCAGCCATTGCCTCCATAAATTTCTCATGACATCTGGACTAAACCTTCTGCCTCTAAATAAAGTAAGTCAATAGTCAACAATTGACAGTCAATAGTCAATAGTTTTGAGAAGGAACGCCACTCGCCACTCTTGCGCAAAGTCCATCTTTCCTAATTTAAAGATCCCCTCGCAGGCATCTTCAGGACGTCTAGAAACTGAGCCAAGTACGTTGGGGGTTTTCCCCGTTGTAGATGCTAAGGCTAAGGGCTTGTGCCAGATGAAACTGGTAGGAAAACCCTTACTTTACAAAAATCACTCCGTGTTTACTATAGTTGCTCAGAGGGAAGACTATTTCCCTCTCAAGAGTACTGGCTTACTAAAGCGCTACTTGCTAATGACTACTGAGCTAATGACTAACTCTTTAGTCTTTCTGGTAGGCAATCTTGTCGAATTAAATCTTCATAAGTTTCGCGTTG
This window encodes:
- the cdaA gene encoding diadenylate cyclase CdaA yields the protein MRNLWRQWLINQGWSRPLLIEALDIILVLALTYMILVIISERRTLWMVRGFIILMLASAISGKLQLQLLNFVLEKLVIGCAVAMAVALQSEFRRFLEQLGRGEFRQLFQPSRLAVPKSDSVIDEIVEAVKELSKNRIGALLILETSGPIDERDFSVPGVKLNAEVSKELIQTIFQPKTLLHDGATLIRGSRIVASGIILPLSGRTASRQLGTRHRAAMGITERVENCICVVVSEETGSISLAERGTLNRPLTITKLKESLEARFSPTVDREAVAPGLLSLGRQIRSQALALVSRLLRLPSTASRDKK
- a CDS encoding isoprenyl transferase, with the translated sequence MTAQQTQLEYLPPDLKRELLPKHVAVIMDGNGRWAKRQGLPRIMGHKRGVDALKDLLRCCKDWGIEALTAYAFSTENWGRPQEEVDFLMTLFQRVLRQELREMVEENVQIQFVGNLSSLPRALQAEISRSVEETRNNRSIRFTVATNYGGRQEIVQACRAIAFEVQQGLLQPDEIDEATFERHLYTTGISDPDLLIRTSGEMRISNFLLWQIAYSEIYITETLWPDFDRSEFHRALCAYQQRERRFGKV